The following proteins are co-located in the Haloarcula marismortui ATCC 43049 genome:
- a CDS encoding IclR family transcriptional regulator, with product MTRAKTDSVRATQTSLAVLSGIKDLGGSATLVELADSLEPAKSTIYKHLVTLEDEGLVVERDGEYRIGLRWLEFGGMAQRYDGIYEVAKPEVRRMAVETGELANLMIEEQGYGIYIHTTSGDQAVALDTRLGKRIHLHKTAIGKALLSSFDDERVAEIIETRGLPAETDNTITDRETLFAELETIRERGVADDTEERVDGTGCVGVPIDTGDRREAAISITAPINRLQSPGRKAQLIDTVQQAANVIEVNLAHE from the coding sequence ATGACACGGGCAAAAACGGACTCGGTCCGGGCGACGCAGACTTCGCTGGCGGTACTCTCGGGTATCAAAGACCTCGGTGGGAGTGCGACGCTGGTCGAACTCGCTGACTCGCTGGAGCCGGCCAAGAGCACGATATATAAACACCTGGTGACGCTGGAAGACGAAGGACTTGTCGTCGAACGGGACGGCGAGTACCGAATCGGGCTCCGGTGGCTGGAGTTCGGCGGCATGGCACAGCGCTATGACGGAATCTACGAAGTCGCAAAGCCCGAGGTCAGACGGATGGCCGTCGAGACCGGCGAACTGGCGAACCTGATGATCGAAGAGCAGGGCTACGGCATCTACATCCACACGACCAGCGGCGACCAGGCAGTCGCGCTCGATACGCGCCTCGGGAAGCGCATCCACCTCCATAAGACCGCCATCGGCAAAGCGCTCCTGTCGAGTTTCGATGACGAGCGGGTCGCAGAAATCATCGAAACTCGCGGGCTGCCGGCCGAGACGGACAACACTATCACAGACCGCGAGACGCTGTTCGCGGAACTGGAGACGATCCGAGAACGCGGCGTCGCCGACGACACCGAGGAGCGGGTTGACGGCACCGGGTGTGTCGGGGTTCCTATCGATACCGGTGACCGCCGCGAGGCCGCCATCAGCATCACCGCGCCCATCAACCGGTTGCAATCGCCGGGCCGCAAGGCACAACTCATCGACACGGTACAACAGGCTGCTAACGTCATTGAGGTCAATCTGGCCCACGAGTAA
- the aceB gene encoding malate synthase AceB translates to MSVTRHYDREFVRTFFTSPTAVDGEEDSAKMLRSAGQLRGLQAPDVWVPDNEDATAPNMRAEGVENIIDVVANQGAEFPGEIHPRVVWHRESPATRYKGFQQMLEITDPENGAVEHIDGFVIPEVGDIDDWKKADEFFTIIEHEHGLEEGSLSMSVIVESGEAELAMGDLREEMGKPSNNLERMFLLVDGEVDYTKDMRAMTPTGELPPWPELRHNTSRGASAAGLIAVDGPYDDIRDVEGYRERMKDNRAKGMTGIWSLTPGQVVEANTAPLPPKTGSWLLEAGGQEVELEAQDGKQVYDGDDLSLEEVSDGGYVLQAGGDRLELDEDELTEELLDRTAYIPSMTDIVDSMEEFEAAKEAGKGAIAMTQAATLVINGVEVDISKDRMWDEATYQAAQTPITLFQDVYEHRPDQHEELAEMYGADIVERATAVGN, encoded by the coding sequence ATGAGTGTGACGCGACACTACGACCGCGAGTTCGTCAGAACGTTCTTTACCTCGCCGACAGCGGTGGACGGTGAGGAGGATTCCGCGAAGATGCTGCGAAGCGCCGGCCAGCTCCGCGGCCTGCAGGCCCCGGATGTCTGGGTCCCGGATAACGAGGACGCGACGGCACCGAATATGCGCGCCGAGGGTGTCGAGAACATCATCGACGTCGTCGCCAACCAGGGCGCTGAGTTCCCCGGTGAGATCCACCCGCGCGTCGTCTGGCACCGCGAGTCCCCGGCGACCCGCTACAAAGGCTTCCAGCAGATGCTGGAGATCACGGACCCTGAGAACGGCGCGGTCGAACACATCGACGGCTTCGTCATTCCGGAAGTCGGCGACATCGACGACTGGAAGAAGGCCGACGAGTTCTTCACCATCATCGAGCACGAGCACGGGCTCGAAGAGGGTAGCCTCTCCATGTCGGTCATCGTCGAGAGCGGCGAGGCCGAACTGGCGATGGGCGACCTGCGCGAGGAGATGGGCAAGCCCTCGAACAACCTCGAACGTATGTTCCTGCTCGTCGACGGCGAGGTCGACTACACGAAGGATATGCGCGCGATGACGCCTACCGGCGAACTCCCGCCGTGGCCGGAACTGCGCCACAACACCTCCCGCGGTGCCAGCGCCGCCGGCCTTATCGCCGTCGACGGCCCCTACGACGATATCCGCGACGTCGAGGGGTACCGCGAGCGGATGAAGGACAACCGCGCGAAGGGGATGACTGGCATCTGGTCGCTGACGCCGGGGCAAGTCGTGGAGGCGAACACTGCTCCGCTCCCGCCGAAGACTGGGAGCTGGCTCCTCGAAGCCGGCGGTCAGGAGGTCGAACTCGAGGCACAGGACGGCAAGCAGGTGTACGACGGCGACGACCTCTCGCTTGAGGAGGTCAGCGACGGCGGCTATGTTCTGCAGGCGGGCGGTGACCGGCTGGAACTGGACGAGGACGAACTCACCGAGGAACTGCTCGACCGCACCGCGTACATCCCCAGCATGACCGACATCGTCGACTCGATGGAGGAATTCGAGGCCGCGAAGGAGGCCGGCAAGGGAGCCATCGCGATGACTCAGGCCGCCACGCTGGTCATCAACGGCGTCGAAGTCGACATCAGCAAGGACCGGATGTGGGACGAAGCGACCTATCAGGCCGCCCAGACGCCAATTACGCTGTTCCAGGACGTGTACGAGCACCGGCCGGACCAGCACGAGGAACTGGCGGAGATGTACGGCGCTGACATCGTCGAACGCGCCACGGCCGTCGGGAACTGA
- a CDS encoding VOC family protein, translating to MGNASILHMCLNVADATASIAFYEQFGFEESWQFTTPDGETTNYYVADDSGVELQLAETDGETSFEMGSGWDHLALGVDDVDATVDRIDHHGVVKEPGPQPEAGAYTAFVADPDGHHVELIEPLED from the coding sequence ATGGGCAATGCAAGCATCCTTCATATGTGCCTGAACGTGGCCGACGCCACAGCATCGATCGCGTTCTACGAGCAGTTCGGCTTCGAGGAGTCCTGGCAGTTCACCACGCCCGACGGCGAGACGACGAACTACTACGTGGCCGACGACAGCGGCGTCGAACTGCAACTGGCAGAAACGGACGGGGAGACGAGCTTCGAGATGGGGTCCGGCTGGGACCATCTCGCTCTCGGCGTGGACGACGTCGACGCAACGGTCGACCGCATCGACCACCACGGCGTCGTCAAAGAGCCCGGCCCACAGCCGGAGGCCGGCGCGTACACGGCCTTCGTCGCGGACCCCGACGGTCACCACGTCGAACTCATCGAACCGCTGGAAGACTGA